In Microbacterium sp. ABRD28, the genomic stretch GTTCTCGAAGTACTGGCCCTTGATCGGCTCGACGAACTCGCCCCCGATGTAGTGGCCGTACCGGGGTCGGTAAGCGGCCAGGGCGCCGCGCTGGCCGGGGGCGGCGTAGATGCTCGACACGCCTTCTTCGACGATGGTCATGGATGTCTCCTTCGACAGGTTCGCGACAGGTCGTCGTCGCGTGCCCCGACGCTAGGTCAGCGGAGGTTGCATCCGGTTGCGAGCTCACTCCTCGAGCTGCGCGACCCGAGCGACGAGGGCCGCCCGTTTCGGCGAGCGCGGCGGCAGCATCGAAAGGCACAGGCGCAGCACCTCGACGTCGTCGGCACCCGCAACGGTGTCGGCGTAAGCGAGGAGGACCTCGACGGACGCCTCGGCGAGCAGCGCTTCGCGCAGGGTCGAGGCGACCGTGTCGCGGAACTCCTCCACCCCCGGCGCGATCGAATCGGGCAGCACCTCGCCTCGATACGCCGACAGGGCCACCCGGTGGGCGCCGCGGTCGAGCAGCGACAGAAGGTGGTGCGCGTCGGTCTCGACGGCCGTCGTCAGACGGTACGGACGTGACGCGGGGACGAGGTCGGGCGAGATCTTCTCCAGCATCTTGCGCAGCCGCACCATCTCGGCGCGAAGCGTGACGACCGATTCGGCATCGCCGTAGACGAGCTCGCTCAGGCGCTCGGCCGAGAGGCCCTGCCGGTGGATGGCGAGGAGCAGCAGCAACTCGGCGTGACGGCCGCTCACTTCGGCGACGTTCTCGCTGTCACCGGCGCCGACCTCCAAGAGCGCCCGGTCGCGTCCGAGCACGCGCAGGGTGGCCCGGATGGGTGTCGGGCCGGCGGTGCGCGACCGCGGGCGCGGGCGCGGGGAGGGGGACGGATGCGACGGTGCCGCCCGCTCGCGCAGCCGAGCGATGAGCAACTCGCCCTCGATGGCTCGAGCCGCGGCATCCACCAACAGCTGCGCCTGCGGTGTCGCGGCTTCGGGCCCGCCGGTGACGTCGATCACCCCGAGGAGGCGCCGTGTCTCAGGGTCGTGCACCGGAGCCGCCGTGCACGACCACGGTTGCACGAGGCGGTTGAAGTGCTCGGCGCCGTGGATCTGCACCGAGCGGTCGAGGGCGAGGGCGGTGCCGGGGGCGGAGGTGCCCACCGCATCCTCCGACCAGTTCGCGCCCGCGACGAAGCCCATGTCTCCGGTGAGCGTCCGGATGCGGTGATCGCCGTCGACCCAGATGAGCCGGCCGGCGGCGTCACCGACCGCGACGATGACCCCCGACTCGGCGGCGCCGCCGGGGAGCAGCAGCCCGCGCACCATGTCGATGACCGACCCGAGCGGATGACTGCGCCGGTACTCCTCGAGCGCATCGGCGTCGAGGTCGAGCGGCGGAAGGTCCTCGGCTCCGACGAGACCCTGAAGCGAACGGCGCCATGACTCGCGCACGAGTGGGCGCACATCGTCGAGTCGGCGGTCAGCGGCGTTGCCGGCGAGCAGTTCTTCGTGCGCGCGCTCGATCAGCAGCCGCGTGGTCTCGGGCGAGACCTCGCGGCGCGACGACCACGACGATGTCACGCCGGCTCCGTTCGTCAGCGAGCGGTTGCCGCCAGTGTACGTCCGCGCATCGTCGCGGCGGGCAGCTGCTCTCACTCCCCCCGATCGCGCGCCAGGATCTGGAGATAGTGAGGGTTCTCCATGATCCCGAGGAGGTTGCCGAAGGGGTCGACCACCACCGCGGTACGGAATCCCTCTCCGCGGTCCATGACCGGCTGGTACAGCTGCGCGCCGAGATCAAGAAGCGACGCGAGGGATGTGTCGACGTCGTCCACGGCCCACTGCATGACGGCGCCCGCGGGGCCTTCGGGCATCGGCGGTCGGTACTGACCGTCGATGATGCCGAGCTCGTGTTCATCATCGCCGACCCGGAATTCGACGTATCCAGGCACGGTGTAGTACGGCTCGATACCGAGCACGTTCGCGTACCAGGCGCGCGCGGCCTCGAGATCGTCGGCGTCCTAGCTGATGGTGGCGAATCCTCGCAGCATGGCTCTCTCTTTCCTCGCCACCAGCATCCGCGCTGACCCGGTCAGATCCTGTCCGCGATACTCGCCGGGTTACGCGCCGGGCACCCCGAAGCGCTCGCGCGGCGCCTGACGCGTCAGGCCGAACGGGCCGCCCACCAGGCGCGGAGGCGCCGCTCGGCCTCCTCCTCGCCGAGCACCCCCTCGTCGAGACGCAGGTCGAGGAGGAACCGGTACGCCTCGCCGACCTCGCGGCCGGGGCGGATGCCGAGCACCGCCTGGATGCGATTGCCGTCGAGCTCAGGGCGCACCGCGTCGATCTCCTCCTGCTCGCGGAGGGCGGCGATGCGGTTCTCGATGTCGTCGTACGCCGAGGCGAGCCGCGCCGCCTTGCGGCGATTGCGGGTGGTGACGTCGGCCCGGGTGAGGATGTGCAGCCGCTCGAGCTCGGCGCCGGCGTCGCGCACGTATCGCCGCACGGCCGAATCGGTCCACGCGCCTTCGGCGTAGCCGAAGAAGCGCAGGTGCAGCTCGATCAACCGGGTCACCGTGGCGATGGTGTCGCTGTCGAATCGCAGCGACTGGAGGCGCTTGCGCGCCATGCGCGCACCCTTCACGTCGTGATGGTGGAAGGTGACGCCGCCGCCGGGCTCGAGCCGCCTCGTCGCGGGCTTGCCGATGTCGTGCAGCAGCGCCGCCAGGCGCAGCGGCACGTCGGGTGCGGCATCCGGGAACCGCTCCTGCTCGAGCTGGATCGTCTGACGCAGCACCGTCAGCGAGTGCTCGTAGACGTCCTTGTGGTGATGGTGCTCGTCGATCTCGAGGCGCAGTGCCGGCACCTCGGGGAGGAAGAGGTCGATCAGCCCGGTCTCGACGAGAAGACGGATGCCGCGCGCCGGGTCATCGGTCTGCAGCAACTTCACCAGCTCGCCCTGAATCCGCTCAGGGCTCACGATCGAGAGGGTGTCGCGCAATTCGGCCATCGCCGCCACGGTGTCGGCGTCGACGTCGAACGCCAGCTGCGACGCGAATCGGGCGGCCCGCAGCATCCGGAGCGGGTCATCGCCGAAACTCACCCGCGGGTCGCCGGGAGTGCGCAGCCGCCGACCGACGAGGTCTTCGACACCGCCGGTCGGGTCGACCAGGGTGCACGAAGGCACCCGGAGCGCCATCGCGTTCACCGTGAAGTCGCGCCGTGCGAGATCACCGTCGAGAGTGTCGCCGAATTCGACGGTGGGCTTGCGGGTGACGCCGTCGTAGCTGTCGGCGCGGTAGGTCGTGATCTCCACGCTCTCGCCCTGCACCTTCGCGCCGATCGTGCCGAAGGCGCGCCCGATATCCCACTGCGTGGAGCTGATGGGCATCACGATCCGCAGGATGTCGTCGGGCGACGCATCGGTGGTGAAGTCGAGGTCGTTCGTGCGCCGCCCGAGGAACGCGTCGCGCACCGGTCCCCCCACGATCGACAGCTCGCGGCCGGCGGCGTCGAACGCGGCGGCGAGGGTCGACACGACCGGTGATGCGGCGAGCGCGCTCAGGCGCGCAAGACCCTCGGCCATGTTGAGCATGGCTTCCACGATATCCGCCGACTTAGTCGGCGAACCGGAGGAAGCCGGTGAACAGCAGCTCCCGCACCCGGGGAAGCAGGTCTGCGCGCAAGGCGACCGGGTCGACCTCGAGCAATTCGGCGATCGCGTCGACGAGGGGTCCGACAGCCAGATCGCCGTCACTCGCGCCGACGAGGGCGGCGAGCGCGGGGTCGACGGGCACGACCCGCCCGAACCCTCCCCCCTGGTGCAGCTCGATGACGGTGGGCGCCTCTTCGCCGGGGCGGTGGTGGCGGGCCTCCGTCACGTCGGGCGCGACCCGGAGAACGGATGCCGCGAGCGCGGCGTCACCGGCGGGTCCGTCGCCGAGCGACACGAGCTGTGCATGCGCCGCGAGCGAGGCGGCGAGATCGGCACCGGTGGCCTCGGCCGTGCCGCGGACCCGCTCGTACCGCTCGAGCGTGACCCGCCACGACGGGGGCCGGTGCAGCAGGATGTAGCCGAATCCGACCTCGGTGACCCCGCGGCGGGCGAAGTCGTCGAGCCACGCCTCCATCAGTCGGGCGTACTCCGGCGTTCCGGGGGCCGTCCCTCCGTCGCGGATCCACAGTTCCGCATACGCCAAGGGGTCGAGGCGCTCGCGCTCGATCACCCAGGCGTCGAGGGCCACGGGCGCGTCTGCCACCCAGCCGCGAACCCGATCGAGACCGTCCTGACCATCGCGGTACTCCCAGTTGCCGAGCAGCTGCGCGACGCCGCCGGGAGCGAGATGCACCCCGAGCCCGGTGACCACCTCGGCGACGAGGGCATCGCCGACGAGCCCGCCGTCGCGGTACTCGTAGGCCGGCACCCCCTCGACGCGGGGGGTGATGACGAAGGGCGGGTTCGAGACGATCCGCTCGAACTGCTCGCCCGGCTCGAGGGGGTCGAAGAGGCTGCCGGCCCGGGTTTCCACCTCGGCGACATCGTTCAGAAGCGCATTCAGGCGGGTGAAGCGGAGGGCGCGCGCCGAGATGTCGGTCGCCACCACCCGGCGCACCCCGCGCCGGAGCCGAAGAGCCTGGATGCCGCAGCCGGTACCGAGATCGAGCCCGCGCTCGCCGCCGTGAACGGCATCGCCCGGCAGCTGCAAGCGCGCGAGCGTCTGTGACGCGCCGCCGACCCCGAGCACATGGCCCTCCGCGAGCGGACCCGCGAGGGCCGCCTCGTCGAGGTCGCTGGCGATCCACCATTCGCCCTCGCCGTGCTCGTCGACGAACGATTGGGGGCGGATGATCGCGAGCGGCTGCACCGCGGCATCCGATTCGTCCGTCGTCTTCACCAGCCCGAGAGCGACCAGTCCCTCGATGCCGGTGCGGGGGACGGATGCCGCGACGCGGCCCGCCCGCTCGGCGACGCCGAGCACGAAGAGGCGCCCGAGCACGGCGAGTGGATCGGTCCGGTCACCGAGGGCTGCCACCGCGGGGCCCCGCAGACCCCGGGCGATGGCGGTATCGGCCGTCGGTCCCCACGCGCCGCGGAGGGCCTCGGATGTGAAGCCGGCGGCACGCAGGTCGTCGGCGAGCGACCGGCAGCGCACCGGGTCGGGCTCGGGAAGCGGCGCGACGCTCGGGCGGGATCCGGGGAGTGGCATCTGCCCATTCAAGCCGATCGTCCGATTCACCCTCGAGCCATGCGATCAGCCGGTGCGCGCGCGACCGATCAGACGATGCGCGGAAGGGCATCGGCAACCTCGAAGGCCCGGACCGTAGAATCACACCCGGCCGCGGGTCTTCGGTCGCACACAGCGACTCCCGGGGCGACTATCTATGACGCTGAGCCCCTCCGAGTCGCGGGCGAGATCCCGACGCGGCACGCGCGCCCACTGGAGCGCGGCGGTCGCCGCGTTCGTGACCCTGCTGGCGCTGGTGGGAGCCCCGACGAGCGCGACCGCCTCGGCTGTCGCGGAGCCCGTATCGGC encodes the following:
- a CDS encoding methyltransferase is translated as MPLPGSRPSVAPLPEPDPVRCRSLADDLRAAGFTSEALRGAWGPTADTAIARGLRGPAVAALGDRTDPLAVLGRLFVLGVAERAGRVAASVPRTGIEGLVALGLVKTTDESDAAVQPLAIIRPQSFVDEHGEGEWWIASDLDEAALAGPLAEGHVLGVGGASQTLARLQLPGDAVHGGERGLDLGTGCGIQALRLRRGVRRVVATDISARALRFTRLNALLNDVAEVETRAGSLFDPLEPGEQFERIVSNPPFVITPRVEGVPAYEYRDGGLVGDALVAEVVTGLGVHLAPGGVAQLLGNWEYRDGQDGLDRVRGWVADAPVALDAWVIERERLDPLAYAELWIRDGGTAPGTPEYARLMEAWLDDFARRGVTEVGFGYILLHRPPSWRVTLERYERVRGTAEATGADLAASLAAHAQLVSLGDGPAGDAALAASVLRVAPDVTEARHHRPGEEAPTVIELHQGGGFGRVVPVDPALAALVGASDGDLAVGPLVDAIAELLEVDPVALRADLLPRVRELLFTGFLRFAD
- a CDS encoding CCA tRNA nucleotidyltransferase is translated as MLNMAEGLARLSALAASPVVSTLAAAFDAAGRELSIVGGPVRDAFLGRRTNDLDFTTDASPDDILRIVMPISSTQWDIGRAFGTIGAKVQGESVEITTYRADSYDGVTRKPTVEFGDTLDGDLARRDFTVNAMALRVPSCTLVDPTGGVEDLVGRRLRTPGDPRVSFGDDPLRMLRAARFASQLAFDVDADTVAAMAELRDTLSIVSPERIQGELVKLLQTDDPARGIRLLVETGLIDLFLPEVPALRLEIDEHHHHKDVYEHSLTVLRQTIQLEQERFPDAAPDVPLRLAALLHDIGKPATRRLEPGGGVTFHHHDVKGARMARKRLQSLRFDSDTIATVTRLIELHLRFFGYAEGAWTDSAVRRYVRDAGAELERLHILTRADVTTRNRRKAARLASAYDDIENRIAALREQEEIDAVRPELDGNRIQAVLGIRPGREVGEAYRFLLDLRLDEGVLGEEEAERRLRAWWAARSA
- a CDS encoding GAF domain-containing protein, producing MTSSWSSRREVSPETTRLLIERAHEELLAGNAADRRLDDVRPLVRESWRRSLQGLVGAEDLPPLDLDADALEEYRRSHPLGSVIDMVRGLLLPGGAAESGVIVAVGDAAGRLIWVDGDHRIRTLTGDMGFVAGANWSEDAVGTSAPGTALALDRSVQIHGAEHFNRLVQPWSCTAAPVHDPETRRLLGVIDVTGGPEAATPQAQLLVDAAARAIEGELLIARLRERAAPSHPSPSPRPRPRSRTAGPTPIRATLRVLGRDRALLEVGAGDSENVAEVSGRHAELLLLLAIHRQGLSAERLSELVYGDAESVVTLRAEMVRLRKMLEKISPDLVPASRPYRLTTAVETDAHHLLSLLDRGAHRVALSAYRGEVLPDSIAPGVEEFRDTVASTLREALLAEASVEVLLAYADTVAGADDVEVLRLCLSMLPPRSPKRAALVARVAQLEE